The following are encoded in a window of bacterium genomic DNA:
- a CDS encoding NAD(P)-binding domain-containing protein — protein MHTKEGIMDTGKKKPLIGMIGMGWVGANVARAIGERGYTVIAFDTDSRKPYAHNQRRIEACDIVFVAVPTPTRLTDGGCDDSCVRDALQHVGSGKIAVVKSTIPPGALDALQQEHSDKFLFHSPEFLAKASAAYDAVRPTRNVVGIPDGATSAHRAKANEVLAVLPPAPVTVICSAREASLIKYLSNYRLYTQVAWWNQSYDIAKEFGANWETVRRGIAADPRIGAAHSEVYADGGRGAGGDCFIKDIAALRQFVTEPLGKNFDVYALISAVEDYNIALLRASGKDLDKLVAVYGPEILTAAGQETELVTDPATVAASKTRVRL, from the coding sequence ATGCATACAAAGGAGGGCATTATGGATACAGGAAAAAAGAAACCGCTCATTGGCATGATTGGCATGGGCTGGGTCGGCGCGAACGTCGCGCGGGCGATAGGTGAGCGCGGGTATACCGTCATTGCGTTTGATACAGATAGTCGGAAGCCGTACGCGCACAACCAGCGTCGCATTGAAGCGTGCGATATCGTTTTTGTTGCTGTGCCGACACCGACACGGCTTACAGACGGTGGCTGCGATGACTCGTGCGTGCGTGACGCGCTTCAGCACGTCGGGAGCGGCAAGATCGCGGTGGTCAAATCGACGATTCCGCCTGGTGCCTTGGACGCGCTGCAGCAGGAACATTCGGACAAGTTCCTTTTCCACTCGCCTGAGTTTCTGGCTAAAGCAAGCGCTGCATACGACGCCGTACGTCCGACGCGAAATGTAGTAGGGATACCGGACGGTGCGACGAGCGCACACCGTGCCAAGGCAAACGAGGTGCTTGCCGTGCTGCCGCCGGCGCCCGTGACAGTCATATGTTCGGCGAGAGAGGCCTCGCTCATCAAGTATCTGAGCAATTATCGCCTATACACGCAAGTGGCATGGTGGAATCAGAGTTATGATATTGCGAAGGAATTTGGTGCGAACTGGGAGACGGTGCGACGAGGTATTGCTGCCGACCCGCGTATTGGCGCTGCACATAGCGAGGTATATGCGGACGGGGGACGCGGCGCAGGAGGCGACTGTTTCATCAAAGACATTGCTGCGCTCCGGCAGTTTGTGACAGAGCCGCTCGGCAAGAATTTCGACGTCTATGCGCTTATCTCCGCCGTTGAAGACTACAACATTGCCCTGCTTCGCGCGAGCGGCAAAGACCTCGATAAGCTCGTCGCGGTGTATGGGCCCGAAATACTTACAGCGGCTGGCCAAGAAACAGAACTGGTAACTGACCCCGCTACGGTTGCTGCATCCAAGACAAGAGTGCGTCTTTAA
- a CDS encoding glycosyltransferase family 4 protein yields the protein MEIGNSRDQRWLITSQDPFETGLVGVLLKRRFGAALQIQVHTDFLSPHFAWQSLLNRARVRIARFTLPRADCIRVVSERIRQSLSRVKCQMSNVATLPIFVDAARFSARPDEVAVREIRARYAQFGRLILMVGRLAQEKNIALAIEAMRDVVKAHPRTGFIVVGDGSEKSRYQLPVTSYQLQNNVIFESSAADLAPYYHAADIFLHTSNYEGYGMVLVEAAAAGLPIVTTDVGIVGDILRDGESAFVCPVGDRACIRERLLRLLGDETLQIRLGSAAQEAVMRHAVSKEEYVRKYQETWERCATSRVLEKNDENMDYTGVIIEESLENKDVLKEVHISSTKIEEVTAEHKTPWIKQWTLHTVKISENQADSVAGKISKALDRKHPWYADFKNNASHFVIFRDKFFKVDRSKKEQYDDVARFGVSLGIPDYQLDFSPQVKEWER from the coding sequence TTGGAAATTGGAAATTCTCGTGATCAGCGGTGGCTGATCACGAGTCAGGACCCGTTCGAAACCGGCCTCGTCGGCGTGCTTCTCAAGCGGCGTTTCGGCGCGGCGCTTCAAATCCAGGTACACACGGACTTTTTGAGCCCGCACTTTGCGTGGCAGTCGCTGCTCAATCGCGCCCGCGTGCGTATCGCACGCTTCACGCTTCCTCGCGCCGACTGCATTCGCGTCGTCTCCGAGCGTATCCGACAGTCGTTGTCAAGGGTCAAATGTCAAATGTCAAATGTCGCCACCCTCCCCATCTTCGTTGACGCCGCTCGCTTCAGCGCGCGACCTGACGAGGTGGCGGTTCGCGAGATCCGGGCGCGCTACGCACAGTTTGGCCGCCTGATCCTCATGGTCGGCCGTCTTGCGCAGGAGAAGAACATCGCGCTTGCGATCGAGGCGATGCGAGATGTCGTCAAGGCACATCCGCGCACCGGCTTCATCGTTGTGGGCGACGGGTCAGAAAAAAGCCGTTACCAGTTACCAGTTACCAGTTACCAGTTACAGAATAATGTAATTTTTGAATCTTCCGCCGCTGACCTTGCGCCTTACTACCACGCAGCTGATATCTTCCTCCACACCTCAAACTACGAAGGCTATGGTATGGTATTAGTTGAAGCGGCGGCAGCGGGTTTGCCGATCGTAACGACCGACGTCGGCATCGTAGGGGATATACTCCGCGACGGCGAGAGTGCGTTCGTCTGCCCGGTCGGCGACCGCGCGTGCATCAGAGAACGGCTGCTGCGGCTTCTCGGCGACGAGACACTTCAGATACGCCTCGGCAGCGCAGCGCAGGAGGCGGTGATGCGACACGCGGTGAGTAAGGAGGAGTATGTGCGAAAATATCAGGAAACGTGGGAGCGGTGCGCTACCTCTAGGGTTTTAGAAAAAAATGATGAAAATATGGACTACACTGGCGTGATCATCGAAGAAAGTCTGGAGAACAAAGACGTCCTCAAAGAGGTGCATATTTCTAGCACAAAAATTGAGGAGGTCACGGCAGAACATAAAACTCCATGGATAAAACAGTGGACTTTACACACCGTTAAAATTTCAGAAAATCAGGCCGATAGTGTCGCGGGGAAAATCAGTAAAGCGCTCGACCGCAAACATCCCTGGTATGCAGACTTCAAAAACAACGCATCTCACTTCGTTATTTTTCGCGACAAATTTTTCAAAGTTGATCGGAGCAAAAAAGAGCAGTACGATGACGTGGCGAGGTTTGGCGTTTCGTTAGGGATTCCAGACTACCAGCTCGATTTTTCGCCGCAGGTTAAAGAATGGGAAAGATAG
- a CDS encoding glycosyltransferase family 4 protein: MSKVRTHLLIVTQKVDRADPVLGFFQAWIEEFAQHWEAITVICLDEGERSVPQNVRVFCLGKSSMQQAACSKQNVRVVYCLLHAARRFVYTARFLRLIIGTHRSYDCVFVHMNAEYVVLGGIFWRLMGKRVALWYNHPARSMKVRVAAQLAHRIFYTSPQSFTARYRRKARQMPVGIDTEQFRPGRKDTSAPRPCSILILGRISVYKRLHVMIGALKLVRERGVHCVADIIGSEIPGEEDYAAKMRLEARELEQDGFIHWRAGVPHERTPQLFREHELYINASQAGNFDKTILEAMSCETMVLTSNPALAEVLPLPCRFTEGNADELVSKARYLLALPEVEKRRIGALLREYVVEHHTLAALAAEVRRQFDAL; this comes from the coding sequence ATGTCAAAGGTCCGCACCCATCTCCTCATCGTCACCCAGAAAGTTGACCGCGCTGATCCGGTGCTCGGCTTTTTTCAGGCGTGGATCGAGGAGTTTGCACAGCACTGGGAGGCGATCACGGTGATTTGTCTTGACGAGGGCGAGCGCTCGGTGCCGCAGAACGTGCGCGTGTTTTGTTTAGGGAAAAGCAGCATGCAGCAAGCAGCATGCAGCAAGCAAAACGTGCGTGTTGTATATTGCTTGCTGCATGCTGCTCGTCGCTTCGTGTATACCGCGCGTTTCTTGCGACTTATCATCGGTACACACCGCTCGTACGATTGCGTTTTCGTGCACATGAACGCCGAGTATGTGGTGCTTGGTGGTATCTTCTGGCGGCTTATGGGGAAGCGGGTTGCGCTTTGGTACAACCACCCGGCGCGGAGCATGAAAGTGCGCGTTGCGGCGCAGCTTGCGCATCGTATTTTTTATACCTCGCCGCAATCGTTTACCGCTCGATATCGGAGAAAGGCGCGGCAGATGCCGGTGGGGATTGATACGGAGCAGTTTCGTCCGGGAAGGAAAGACACGAGTGCGCCGCGGCCGTGCTCGATTTTGATACTCGGGCGGATTTCCGTTTACAAACGACTCCACGTGATGATAGGGGCGCTAAAGCTCGTGCGTGAGCGCGGCGTTCATTGTGTTGCCGACATTATCGGCAGTGAGATTCCGGGCGAGGAAGATTATGCTGCGAAAATGCGCTTGGAGGCACGCGAGCTTGAGCAGGACGGCTTCATCCATTGGAGAGCAGGGGTGCCGCACGAGAGGACGCCGCAGCTCTTTCGCGAGCACGAACTTTATATAAATGCCTCGCAGGCTGGCAATTTTGATAAAACGATTCTTGAGGCGATGAGCTGTGAGACGATGGTGCTCACGTCAAACCCGGCGCTTGCCGAGGTCCTGCCGCTCCCGTGCCGTTTTACTGAAGGCAACGCCGATGAGCTGGTGAGCAAAGCGCGTTATCTCCTCGCGTTGCCCGAGGTTGAGAAGCGTCGCATCGGCGCGCTGCTTCGCGAGTATGTCGTGGAGCACCACACACTTGCCGCGCTTGCAGCGGAGGTGCGGCGGCAGTTCGACGCTCTGTGA